One window of the Camelina sativa cultivar DH55 chromosome 1, Cs, whole genome shotgun sequence genome contains the following:
- the LOC104785438 gene encoding exportin-2-like, producing the protein MSIFLVFHGTDQLVDYVDSVTLVAFIAFLTDCWAPSLKLITETNEIILTTAASTSLIFKSQALLDRSTDKLCGEMLDVIFQLVSNNEQLLSQSFAAAMTGKDPLTDIKDLLHSLCNSLSMVSPQYTTRYKEIIDKYLCQDKRAYLSKLCARYNCEFFKEEGVNGDGETTEQLSYFSHSY; encoded by the exons ATGTCTATTTTCTTGGTCTTCCATGGAACAGATCAACTTGTGGACTATGTCGATTCCGTTACTCTGGTTGCCTTCATTGCTTTTCTGACGGACTGCTGGGCTCCTAGTCTGAAGCTGATCACTGAGACCAACGAGATCATACTAACCACAGCTGCTTCCACGAGTCTGATTTTTAAATCTCAAGCTCTTCTGGATCGATCAACAGATAAGCTCTGTGGCGAGATGCTGGATGTTATATTCCAACTTGTTTCAAACAATGAACAGCTACTCTCACAGAGTTTCGCTGCTGCCATGACAGGAAAGGATCCTCTCACAGACATTAAAGATCTGTTGCACTCCTTGTGTAATTCTTTGTCGATGGTTTCTCCTCAATACACTACCAGGTACAAAGAGATTATTGACAAGTACCTCTGTCAAGACAAACGCGCATACTTGAGCAAGCTGTGTGCTCGGTACAACTGTGAATTTTTCAAA GAGGAAGGGGTCAATGGAGATGGAGAGACAACAGAGCAACTCTCATATTTCTCacattcatattaa
- the LOC104785458 gene encoding LOW QUALITY PROTEIN: probable tetraacyldisaccharide 4'-kinase, mitochondrial (The sequence of the model RefSeq protein was modified relative to this genomic sequence to represent the inferred CDS: inserted 1 base in 1 codon), protein MEKVRKVVNEIAYTRDHSKSPALHRSLVPILTLASSLYGVALQIRRSLYRLSLVQKHRLPVPVISVGNLSWGGNGKTPMVEYISQFLVDSGLSPLILTRGYGGGDEAKMLERHLRGGPVKIGIGANRAATAALFFEKYGCVDPSSIRTFFDLYERAEAMNISQKIGVVVLDDGMQHWSLSRDLEIVMLNGMNPWGNGHLVPLGPLREPLVALERADVVVVHHVDLMTKQSLRDIENIIQGFKKSIPIFYSNMVPKYLFDVKNAKSHLALEALRFASVLCVSAIGSSDAFVKSIEMTGAGYVDRXSDHHLFEAQDVETMKRRAKGLERKSNSKPVIVVTEKDYDRDPDILKCLDSYTVLVLCSELQITQFRGTDEDSFKSTFTRVAAKFCVSN, encoded by the exons ATGGAGAAGGTGCGGAAGGTGGTGAACGAAATTGCATACACGCGAGACCATAGTAAATCCCCTGCACTTCACCGCTCTCTCGTTCCCATCCTTACACTCGCTTCTTCTCTATATGGAGTCGCTCTCCAAATCCGCCGCTCTCTCTACCGCCTCTCATTAGTACAGAAACACCG ATTACCGGTTCCGGTGATCAGCGTTGGGAATCTGAGCTGGGGTGGTAATGGGAAGACGCCAATGGTGGAATACATTTCTCAATTCCTCGTTGATTCTGGACTTTCACCTCTTATCCTCACTCGT GGTTATGGTGGTGGAGATGAAGCCAAAATGCTTGAAAGACACCTTCGAGGTGGACCGGTAAAGATTGGGATTGGTGCAAACCGAGCAGCTACTGCTGCTTTGTTTTTCGAAAAGTATGGCTGTGTAGATCCTTCTAGTATAAGGACATTCTTTGATCTCTATGAAAGAGCAGAAGCTATGAACATTTCGCAGAAAATTGGAGTAGTTGTTCTAGATGATGGGATGCAG CATTGGAGTTTGTCTCGTGATCTTGAGATTGTGATGCTTAACGGGATGAATCCGTGGGGAAATGGTCATTTGGTTCCCCTTGGTCCCTTACGTGAACCTCTTGTGGCGCTTGAGCGGGCAGATGTTGTAGTAGTACACCACGTGGACTTG ATGACTAAACAAAGCCTCAGAGATATTGAGAACATTATACAAGGATTTAAAAAGTCGATACCGATTTTTTACTCCAACATGGTGCCCAAATACCTGTTCGATGTTAAAAATGCTAAGTCACATCTAGCTTTAGAAGCGTTGCGCTTTGCCTCTGTGCTATGTGTTTCCGCAATTGGATCGTCTGACGCATTTGTCAAGAGCATCGAGATG ACAGGAGCAGGTTATGTTGATA CTAGTGATCATCATTTATTTGAAGCACAG GATGTCGAAACTATGAAGAGGAGAGCAAAGGGACTAGAGCGAAAATCTAATTCCAAGCCTGTCATTGTGGTAACTGAAAAG GATTATGATAGAGACCCGGACATCCTCAAATGTCTGGACTCGTACACAGTCTTGGTTCTATGCTCTGAGTTGCAAATAACTCAATTTAGAGGAACTGATGAGGATAGCTTTAAATCTACATTTACGAGAGTAGCTGCTAAGTTTTGTGTTTCTAATTAG
- the LOC104785443 gene encoding uncharacterized protein LOC104785443 has product MDSIEPPSFSLGFDLDAALDPQSDSHQNPSFSGEHLIGDEPEPEPEPGLTVPDSDQELEPDFASPVLKRLRRGINPNKCPAEDDRGVASELLGCREDRDDDDIEEFSSPEDSSHTDAPASTRSHFSSCSSRVPLHGTGVLSNQPSISRGKRKQSDVPASAGSGISSVASLFQRSTRSPLRRFQLLDSDSDSEDDRPSASRDLSGVTTTTNSSSKDNLSVPSKPKRKEPGSIPCIKDLWKDFCPASSKIQTPALDDVCQDYFSSIKTTSASQKQSSAVASSSNSGYHNETGFQQTGQFLDLSHPSPPSHRFFLHSDPRIQNLARQRLPNFLPLGIVNDRESQREVFLVDYMNQFGSKGSSKTGASSSKSSRRGQTKSKVSKGQESAHTSGGWLNPKTSSAVPTDAGKRRVSAKSGSAGHWFTSAEGRKVYISKTGQEFAGQSAYRCYKKETGGGFKKSRKKRQPKKKAKS; this is encoded by the exons ATGGATTCAATTGAGCCGCCATCGTTTTCGCTAGGGTTTGATCTTGATGCTGCATTGGATCCCCAATCTGATTCCCATCAAAACCCTAGCTTTTCCGGCGAGCATTTAATTGGGGACGAGCCTGAGCCAGAGCCAGAGCCGGGACTCACGGTTCCAGATTCCGATCAGGAGCTTGAACCAGATTTTGCGAGCCCTGTTCTCAAGCGGCTGCGACGAGGGATTAATCCCAACAAGTGTCCTGCGGAAGATGATAGAGGCGTGGCTAGTGAGTTGCTAGGTTGCAGGGAGGATCGGGATGATGATGACATCGAGGAGTTTTCTTCTCCAGAGGATTCGTCTCACACGG ATGCACCTGCATCAACAAGGAGTCATTTTTCTAGTTGCAGCTCAAGGGTACCACTTCATGGTACTGGGGTCTTGTCTAATCAGCCTTCTATCTCCCGGGGTAAAAGAAAGCAGTCGGATGTTCCAGCATCTGCTGGCTCTGGGATTAGTTCTGTTGCATCCTTGTTTCAGAGGTCAACTCGTAGTCCTCTGCGAAGGTTCCAGCTTCtagattcagattcagattcagaagATGACCGTCCATCCGCCAGCAGAGATTTAAGCGGAGTAACTACAACAACTAATTCATCCTCAAAGGATAACCTATCTGTTCCAAGTAAACCAAAGAGAAAGGAACCTGGATCTATCCCCTGTATTAAAGATCTGTGGAAAGATTTTTGCCCGGCAAGTTCCAAGATTCAAACACCAGCTTTGGATGATGTTTGTCAGGACTATTTTAGCTCTATCAAGACGACTAGCGCATCTCAGAAACAAAGCAGCGCTGTGGCAAGTAGTAGCAATAGTGGATATCATAACGAGACTGGCTTTCAGCAAACTGGGCAATTTTTGGATTTGTCCCACCCTTCTCCTCCATCTCATCGTTTCTTCTTGCATAGTGATCCAAGGATCCAGAATCTAGCTCGACAGCGGTTACCAAACTTCTTGCCCCTGGGAATTGTCAATGATAGGGAGAGCCAGCGAGAGGTGTTCCTTGTTGATTATAT GAATCAATTTGGCAGCAAAGGGAGCTCGAAAACTGGAGCCTCTAGCAGCAAAAGCTCCAGAAGAGGGCAAACAAAGTCAAAGGTTTCAAAGGGCCAAGAGAGCGCACACACTTCTGGAGGCTGGTTGAATCCTAAAACGAGTTCTGCAGTTCCAACGGATGCTGGGAAAAGACGTGTATCAGCTAAGAGTGGCTCTGCAGGTCACTGGTTCACATCCGCAGAAGGAAGGAAG GTTTATATCTCTAAAACCGGACAAGAGTTCGCAGGTCAAAGTGCATATAGATGTTACAAAAAG GAGACAGGAGGCGGGTTTAAGAAGTCCAGAAAGAAACGACAGCCAAAGAAGAAGGCGAAGAGTTAA
- the LOC104705881 gene encoding purple acid phosphatase 18 has translation MEKWARSLLLLTLSLLIIFASVAADDYVRPKPREALQFPWEQKSSSQPEQVHISLAGDKHMRVTWVTSDKSSPSFVEYGTSPGKYSYLGQGESTSYSYIMYRSGKIHHTVIGPLEADTLYYYRCGGEGPEFHLKTPPAHFPITFAVAGDLGQTGWTKSTLDHIDQCKYAVQLLPGDLSYADYMQHKWDTFGELVQPLASVRPWMVTQGNHEKENIPFIVDEFVSFNSRWKMPYEESGSNSNLYYSFEVAGVHAIMLGSYTDYDRYSDQYRWLKADLAKVDRERTPWLIVLFHVPWYNSNDAHQHEXSF, from the exons ATGGAAAAGTGGGCAAGGTCGCTGCTCCTCCTTACATTGTCTCTGTTAATAATCTTCGCTTCTGTGGCGGCAGATGATTACGTCCGGCCTAAACCTCGTGAAGCCTTGCAATTTCCATGGGAACAAAAGTCCTCTTCTCAACCCGAGCAG GTGCATATCTCATTGGCTGGAGATAAACATATGCGAGTGACTTGGGTTACGAGTGACAAATCATCTCCTTCCTTTGTTGAATATGGAACATCTCCCGGGAAATACTCGTATCTTGGGCAAGGAGAAAGCACCTCCTACAGCTATATAATGTACAGGTCAGGGAAGATACATCATACAGTCATCGGGCCATTGGAAGCGGACACTCTTTATTACTACCGTTGTGGCGGAGAAGGACCTGAATTCCATCTGAAAACACCACCAGCTCATTTCCCGATTACTTTTGCTGTGGCTGGGGATCTTGGACAAACCGGTTGGACCAAGTCGACTCTAGATCATATCGATCAATGCAAATACGCTGTGCAACTACTTCCCGGGGATCTTTCTTACGCTGACTATATGCAGCACAAGTGGGACACGTTTGGGGAGCTGGTTCAGCCTCTGGCAAGTGTGAGGCCGTGGATGGtgacacaaggaaaccatgagAAAGAGAATATTCCTTTTATAGTTGATGAGTTTGTATCTTTCAACTCGAGGTGGAAGATGCCGTATGAGGAAAGTGGATCGAATTCAAATCTTTATTATTCTTTTGAGGTTGCGGGTGTACATGCCATCATGCTTGGCTCATACACTGATTACGATCGCTACTCAGATCAATACCGTTGGTTAAAG GCTGATCTAGCAAAGGTGGACCGAGAAAGAACTCCGTGGCTAATAGTACTCTTCCATGTACCATGGTATAACAGTAACGATGCCCATCAGCATGAANCAAGCTTTTGA
- the LOC104785481 gene encoding purple acid phosphatase 18, whose translation MEKWARSLLLLTLSLLIIFASVAADDYVRPKPREALQFPWEQKSSSQPEQVHISLAGDKHMRVTWVTSDKSSPSFVEYGTSPGKYSYLGQGESTSYSYIMYRSGKIHHTVIGPLEADTLYYYRCGGEGPEFHLKTPPAHFPITFAVAGDLGQTGWTKSTLDHIDQCKYAVQLLPGDLSYADYMQHKWDTFGELVQPLASVRPWMVTQGNHEKENIPFIVDEFVSFNSRWKMPYEESGSNSNLYYSFEVAGVHAIMLGSYTDYDRYSDQYRWLKADLAKVDRERTPWLIVLFHVPWYNSNDAHQHEGDDMMAEMEPLLYASGVDIVFTGHVHAYERTKRVNNGKSDPCGPIHITIGDGGNREGLARKYKDPSPEWSVFREASFGHGELQMVNSSHALWTWHRNDDDEPTRSDEVWLNSLVNSGCVKKRHEEELRKMLLEP comes from the exons ATGGAAAAGTGGGCAAGGTCGCTGCTCCTCCTTACATTGTCTCTGTTAATAATCTTCGCTTCTGTGGCGGCAGATGATTACGTCCGGCCTAAACCTCGTGAAGCCTTGCAATTTCCATGGGAACAAAAGTCCTCTTCTCAACCCGAGCAG GTGCATATCTCATTGGCTGGAGATAAACATATGCGAGTGACTTGGGTTACGAGTGACAAATCATCTCCTTCCTTTGTTGAATATGGAACATCTCCCGGGAAATACTCGTATCTTGGGCAAGGAGAAAGCACCTCCTACAGCTATATAATGTACAGGTCAGGGAAGATACATCATACAGTCATCGGGCCATTGGAAGCGGACACTCTTTATTACTACCGTTGTGGCGGAGAAGGACCTGAATTCCATCTGAAAACACCACCAGCTCATTTCCCGATTACTTTTGCTGTGGCTGGGGATCTTGGACAAACCGGTTGGACCAAGTCGACTCTAGATCATATCGATCAATGCAAATACGCTGTGCAACTACTTCCCGGGGATCTTTCTTACGCTGACTATATGCAGCACAAGTGGGACACGTTTGGGGAGCTGGTTCAGCCTCTGGCAAGTGTGAGGCCGTGGATGGtgacacaaggaaaccatgagAAAGAGAATATTCCTTTTATAGTTGATGAGTTTGTATCTTTCAACTCGAGGTGGAAGATGCCGTATGAGGAAAGTGGATCGAATTCAAATCTTTATTATTCTTTTGAGGTTGCGGGTGTACATGCCATCATGCTTGGCTCATACACTGATTACGATCGCTACTCAGATCAATACCGTTGGTTAAAG GCTGATCTAGCAAAGGTGGACCGAGAAAGAACTCCGTGGCTAATAGTACTCTTCCATGTACCATGGTATAACAGTAACGATGCCCATCAGCATGAAGGTGATGACATGATGGCAGAAATGGAGCCTTTGCTTTATGCGAGCGGTGTTGATATCGTATTTACTGGTCATGTCCATGCTTATGAACGCACG AAACGTGTCAACAATGGTAAATCAGATCCATGTGGTCCCATACACATAACCATAGGTGATGGAGGAAACAGAGAAGGGTTGGCTCGCAA GTACAAAGATCCATCGCCAGAGTGGTCAGTATTCAGGGAAGCGAGCTTTGGACATGGGGAGCTACAGATGGTGAATTCAAGCCACGCGCTATGGACCTGGCATAGGAACGACGATGACGAGCCAACAAGGTCTGATGAAGTTTGGTTAAACTCTCTTGTGAACTCGGGATGTGTGAAGAAAAGGCATGAAGAAGAACTCAGGAAAATGCTCTTGGAACCATAA